One stretch of Bradyrhizobium canariense DNA includes these proteins:
- a CDS encoding alcohol dehydrogenase, with amino-acid sequence MAQMLRQSLVKFDAPLCETIVETPKPQGREVLVRIERCGLCHSDLHIQDGYADLGGGKKLDTTRGMTLPFTLGHEIAGIVEEVGSDVPKDLIGAKKAVFPWIGCGQCRDCLNGDENLCVKQRFLGVAIDGGFASHVLVPDAKYLLDYDPLPVNQAATLMCSGVTAYGALKRLVDRPRQRNLLLIGLGGVGMMGLSFAQAMFKQKIAVADLSAAARESALQNGAAVAFDPSEPEVVRRIIKETEGGFDEIVDFAGNEKSMAFAVSVVARGGKIVVSGLMGGNFSLPMVQWIYKRMTIEGFMVGTLAEAHELMALARTGKIKPTPMKEEPMADVQKWIDALRAGKVVGRIVLKN; translated from the coding sequence ATGGCGCAAATGCTTCGCCAATCACTCGTCAAGTTCGATGCGCCCCTGTGCGAAACCATCGTCGAAACGCCAAAGCCGCAGGGCCGCGAAGTCCTGGTGCGGATCGAGCGCTGTGGGCTGTGCCATTCCGACCTGCATATCCAGGATGGCTATGCCGATCTCGGCGGCGGCAAGAAGCTTGATACAACGCGTGGCATGACTCTGCCCTTTACACTGGGGCACGAGATCGCGGGGATCGTCGAGGAAGTCGGTTCCGACGTCCCGAAGGATCTGATCGGCGCCAAAAAGGCGGTATTCCCCTGGATCGGCTGCGGCCAGTGCCGCGACTGCCTCAACGGCGATGAGAACCTTTGCGTCAAGCAGCGGTTCCTGGGCGTTGCCATCGACGGTGGTTTCGCCAGCCATGTGCTGGTGCCCGATGCAAAATACCTGCTCGATTACGATCCGCTGCCGGTCAATCAGGCAGCTACCCTGATGTGCTCCGGCGTGACGGCCTATGGCGCTCTGAAGCGCCTCGTCGACCGGCCCCGGCAACGCAATCTTTTGCTGATCGGCCTTGGCGGCGTCGGCATGATGGGGCTTTCTTTTGCGCAAGCGATGTTCAAGCAGAAAATTGCCGTCGCGGATTTGAGCGCCGCGGCACGCGAGAGCGCGCTGCAAAACGGCGCGGCGGTTGCCTTTGATCCCTCCGAGCCCGAAGTGGTCAGGCGCATCATCAAGGAGACCGAGGGCGGCTTCGACGAGATCGTCGATTTTGCCGGCAACGAAAAATCGATGGCGTTTGCCGTCTCGGTGGTCGCGCGAGGCGGCAAGATCGTCGTCTCCGGACTGATGGGCGGCAATTTCAGCCTGCCGATGGTGCAATGGATCTACAAGCGCATGACCATCGAGGGCTTCATGGTGGGAACGCTCGCCGAAGCGCATGAGTTGATGGCACTCGCGCGCACCGGCAAGATCAAGCCGACGCCGATGAAAGAAGAACCGATGGCCGACGTCCAGAAATGGATCGACGCCTTGCGGGCCGGAAAAGTCGTGGGACGTATTGTGCTGAAAAACTAA
- a CDS encoding peptidylprolyl isomerase has protein sequence MITTTTLLQRFPRFIPGCAMALVLMACGTPSYAQSVAVMVNGEPITNYDIEQRSKLDYISTHKQPTRQEVIDELIDQKVKIREAKQFSVDPSSSDIDAAFGEMSSRMRLTPDQLAKTLEGQGIRPETLKERIKADMVWTSLVRGRYKESLQVGEKEVAAAARTQGDAPDEKAESESFEYKMQPIVLIVPRGSPPAVIEARRKEADALRERIQSCDEANTLFKSMPNAAIRDAVTKTSADMPPVIREGLDKTPIGHLTAPEVTKQGVEMVALCGRKPTTVDTPLKKQIRDKMFAEKFEAKSKAYLQQIRKAAMIEYR, from the coding sequence ATGATCACGACGACCACATTGCTCCAGCGCTTTCCACGTTTCATCCCGGGTTGTGCGATGGCCCTGGTCTTGATGGCTTGCGGAACGCCGTCATACGCCCAAAGCGTCGCCGTCATGGTCAACGGCGAACCCATCACCAATTACGACATCGAGCAGCGCTCGAAACTGGACTATATCTCGACGCACAAACAGCCGACCCGGCAGGAAGTGATCGACGAGCTGATTGATCAGAAAGTGAAGATCAGGGAAGCCAAGCAATTTAGCGTCGACCCAAGCTCTTCCGATATCGACGCTGCGTTCGGCGAGATGAGTTCGCGGATGCGCTTGACACCTGACCAGCTCGCCAAAACGCTCGAAGGCCAGGGCATTCGCCCCGAGACGCTGAAGGAGCGCATCAAGGCCGACATGGTTTGGACCAGCCTGGTCCGCGGGCGCTACAAGGAAAGCCTCCAGGTCGGTGAGAAAGAGGTCGCCGCCGCGGCCCGGACGCAGGGCGACGCACCGGACGAGAAGGCGGAGAGCGAAAGCTTCGAATACAAGATGCAGCCGATCGTTTTGATCGTCCCGCGCGGATCTCCGCCGGCCGTCATCGAAGCGAGGCGCAAGGAAGCCGACGCCTTGCGCGAGCGGATTCAGAGCTGTGATGAAGCGAATACGCTGTTCAAATCCATGCCAAATGCCGCAATCCGCGACGCCGTGACCAAAACCTCAGCCGACATGCCGCCTGTCATTCGTGAAGGGCTCGACAAAACCCCGATCGGTCATCTGACCGCGCCAGAGGTAACAAAACAGGGTGTGGAAATGGTCGCGCTCTGCGGCAGAAAGCCGACCACGGTCGACACTCCGCTGAAAAAGCAAATCCGCGACAAGATGTTCGCCGAGAAATTTGAAGCGAAGTCGAAAGCCTATTTGCAGCAAATCCGCAAAGCCGCGATGATCGAATATCGTTGA
- the pdxA gene encoding 4-hydroxythreonine-4-phosphate dehydrogenase PdxA — MAKPLALTLGEPAGIGPDITIKAWLRRSELRLPPFYLLGDCGLLRDRAKTLGLDVRLAEVRAEDAFGAFADALPVVATGSAATAQPGQPDGTSAEAAIVSIRQAVGDVIAGRASAVVTNPIAKSVLYRAGFQHPGHTEFLAELAATGGRAPQPVMMLWSPALAVVPVTIHLPLRDAITQLSSDLIVTTVRIVAAAMKARFGLANPRIALSGLNPHAGEDGSLGTEEQRIVTPAVETLRAEGIEIRGPLPADTMFHDAARKTYDCAICMYHDQALIPIKTLAFDDAVNVTLGLPFVRTSPDHGTAFDIAGTGRANPSSLIAALQLAARMAAATPA; from the coding sequence ATGGCAAAACCCCTCGCGCTGACACTGGGCGAACCCGCCGGTATCGGACCCGATATCACCATCAAGGCGTGGCTACGCCGGAGTGAGCTGAGGCTACCGCCCTTCTACCTGCTCGGCGACTGCGGCTTGCTCCGTGACCGCGCGAAAACGCTCGGGTTGGATGTCAGGCTTGCCGAGGTTCGCGCCGAGGATGCATTTGGTGCATTCGCGGACGCATTGCCGGTCGTGGCAACCGGTTCTGCGGCGACCGCGCAGCCCGGGCAACCGGACGGCACCAGCGCGGAAGCAGCCATCGTCTCCATTCGTCAGGCCGTCGGCGATGTCATTGCCGGACGAGCCAGCGCGGTTGTCACCAATCCGATCGCCAAAAGCGTTCTCTATCGTGCCGGATTTCAGCATCCCGGCCATACCGAATTCCTCGCAGAACTCGCCGCGACCGGCGGGCGTGCGCCGCAGCCCGTCATGATGTTGTGGTCCCCTGCTCTCGCTGTGGTGCCGGTGACGATCCATCTTCCGCTGCGTGATGCGATCACGCAGCTCTCAAGCGATTTGATCGTCACGACGGTCCGGATCGTAGCGGCCGCCATGAAGGCCCGCTTCGGGCTCGCCAATCCGCGCATCGCATTGTCGGGGCTCAATCCCCATGCGGGTGAGGACGGCTCGCTCGGTACCGAGGAGCAGCGGATCGTGACGCCCGCCGTCGAAACCCTGCGCGCCGAGGGCATTGAAATCAGGGGCCCGCTGCCGGCAGACACCATGTTTCACGACGCCGCACGGAAAACCTATGACTGCGCCATCTGTATGTACCACGATCAGGCGCTGATCCCGATCAAGACGCTGGCGTTCGATGACGCTGTCAACGTCACGCTGGGCTTGCCGTTCGTTCGCACGTCGCCGGATCACGGCACCGCCTTCGATATTGCCGGCACCGGTCGGGCCAATCCGTCGAGCCTGATCGCAGCATTGCAGCTCGCCGCGCGCATGGCGGCAGCGACGCCGGCATGA
- the rsmA gene encoding 16S rRNA (adenine(1518)-N(6)/adenine(1519)-N(6))-dimethyltransferase RsmA → MNAIDDLPPLREVIRRHALSARKSLGQNFLLDLNLTARIARAAGPLEDATIIEIGPGPGGLTRALLALGARRVIAVERDQRALAPLEEISNRYPGRLEIICADAQQFDPRPLLGTTKAKIVANLPYNIATALLIDWLSIEPWPPWYDMLVLMFQREVAERIVAHENAEAYGRLGVLANWRAETKILFDISPAAFVPQPQVTSSVVRLVPRREPDPCDLKALEMVSAAAFGQRRKMLRQSLKSLPVEPARLGAAADIDLTRRAETVPVSGFVAMARELTNIRKEKFNTV, encoded by the coding sequence ATGAACGCGATCGATGACCTTCCGCCGCTTCGCGAGGTCATCCGCCGGCACGCTTTGTCGGCGCGCAAATCGCTTGGGCAGAATTTTCTGCTGGACCTCAACCTCACGGCGCGGATCGCACGCGCGGCGGGCCCTCTCGAAGACGCCACCATTATCGAGATCGGCCCAGGCCCCGGCGGACTGACGCGCGCACTGTTGGCGTTGGGCGCCCGGCGCGTCATAGCCGTGGAACGCGACCAGCGCGCCCTCGCCCCCCTCGAAGAGATTTCGAACCGGTATCCCGGACGGCTCGAGATCATTTGCGCCGATGCCCAGCAATTCGATCCCAGGCCGCTGCTCGGTACGACCAAGGCCAAAATCGTCGCCAACCTGCCTTACAATATCGCGACCGCGCTTCTGATCGACTGGCTGTCGATCGAGCCGTGGCCGCCCTGGTACGACATGTTGGTGCTGATGTTCCAGCGCGAGGTGGCCGAACGCATCGTGGCCCACGAAAATGCCGAAGCCTATGGACGGCTGGGCGTGCTGGCGAACTGGCGCGCCGAGACCAAGATCCTGTTCGATATTTCTCCCGCGGCATTCGTTCCGCAGCCCCAGGTAACCTCGTCGGTGGTGCGTCTGGTACCCCGCCGCGAGCCCGACCCATGCGACCTCAAAGCCCTGGAGATGGTGTCGGCGGCGGCATTCGGACAGCGCCGCAAGATGCTGCGGCAAAGCCTCAAATCGTTACCTGTGGAGCCGGCCCGGCTCGGAGCCGCGGCGGATATCGACCTGACGCGGCGCGCCGAAACCGTTCCGGTCAGCGGCTTTGTTGCCATGGCCCGTGAATTGACCAATATACGAAAAGAAAAATTCAATACCGTCTAA
- a CDS encoding ABC transporter substrate-binding protein, translated as MTRRKRSALGALAALALAFAAAPALAQKQYGPGVTDTEIKIGTTTPFSGPASAYAAGAISTTAYFAMINDQGGVNGRKINFISLDDAYSPPKTVEQIRRLIESDEVLFLVNPVGTATNMAVLKYINQKKVPHLFIGSGATVFNDPEHYPWTMSWTPHYASEGEIYAKYILSAKPDARIGILSQNDDLGRDYLLGFKRGLGDKASTMIVSAQTYNTSDPTVDSQVVSLKTSGANVFLIASVPKFAAQAIRKAYDIDWHPQEFVVSIGSSIAGAIRPAGFEAAKGIISAAYQKDPADPQWKNDPAMQAWNVWMDKYNPHVDKSDYYAPYGYNIGSAVVQILKQCGDDLTRENIMKQASHLNMELPLLLPGIRLQTTPTDLRPIKQMRLVRFDGERYVLFSDVLASK; from the coding sequence ATGACGCGGAGGAAACGTTCGGCACTGGGAGCATTGGCCGCGCTCGCGCTGGCCTTTGCCGCAGCGCCGGCTTTGGCGCAGAAGCAATACGGACCCGGCGTCACCGACACGGAAATCAAGATCGGGACCACGACGCCCTTTAGCGGCCCGGCATCGGCCTACGCGGCGGGCGCGATCTCGACGACCGCTTATTTCGCGATGATCAACGATCAGGGCGGCGTGAACGGCCGCAAGATCAATTTCATCAGCCTCGATGACGCCTATAGCCCACCCAAGACCGTGGAACAGATTAGACGGCTCATCGAAAGCGACGAGGTGCTTTTTCTGGTGAACCCTGTCGGCACGGCCACCAACATGGCCGTGCTCAAATATATCAATCAGAAGAAAGTCCCTCATCTCTTCATCGGTTCGGGAGCAACGGTCTTCAATGATCCCGAGCATTATCCGTGGACGATGAGCTGGACCCCGCATTACGCGTCGGAAGGCGAGATTTACGCCAAGTATATCCTTTCGGCGAAGCCTGACGCCAGGATCGGCATCCTGTCGCAGAATGACGATCTCGGCCGCGATTATCTTCTGGGCTTCAAGCGCGGTCTCGGGGACAAGGCGTCGACGATGATCGTGTCAGCGCAGACCTACAACACAAGCGATCCGACCGTCGATTCTCAGGTGGTTTCGCTGAAGACGTCGGGCGCCAACGTATTCCTGATTGCCTCGGTCCCTAAATTCGCAGCGCAGGCCATTCGCAAGGCTTACGACATTGACTGGCATCCGCAGGAATTCGTCGTCAGCATCGGTTCGTCGATTGCAGGCGCGATCAGGCCCGCAGGATTTGAAGCCGCAAAAGGGATCATCTCCGCGGCCTATCAAAAAGACCCGGCCGACCCGCAGTGGAAGAACGATCCGGCGATGCAGGCCTGGAACGTATGGATGGACAAGTACAACCCGCACGTCGACAAGAGCGATTATTACGCGCCCTACGGTTACAATATCGGCTCCGCGGTGGTGCAGATCCTCAAGCAGTGCGGCGACGATCTCACGCGCGAAAATATCATGAAACAAGCCTCGCATCTGAACATGGAATTGCCGTTGCTGCTGCCGGGTATCCGCCTGCAGACGACCCCGACGGACCTGCGCCCGATCAAGCAGATGCGGCTGGTTCGTTTCGATGGCGAACGCTACGTGCTTTTCAGTGATGTGCTCGCGAGCAAATAA
- a CDS encoding LPS-assembly protein LptD has product MASVAARQRRSPVFGRRTPVRRHRSRLAVISRHILALVVGLIIANAFGVALITPASAQYSYNPVPPRPKPPRPPSDGQMLVQAVEVDYDYNNSRVSAVGNVQMFYNGTSVEADKVIYDQKTKRLHAEGNVRMTDADGKITYANIMDLSDDYRDGFVDSLRADTADHTRMAATRADRSSGNYTVFQNGVYTACEPCKDDPKKPPLWQVKGARIIHDQNEKMLYFENAQLEFFGVPMAYMPYFSTPDPTVKRKTGFLMPAFTSYTAFGYGVEVPFYWAIAPDYDATFSPRFTTNQGVLLQAEFRQRLMNGSYQIRAYGIDQTDPNAFVGQPGDRQFRGGVETKGQFALNDKWVWGWDGVLLSDYYFMSDYRLAQYKDPLGSFLNLPTDAVSQLYLTGVGNRSYFDARTIYYLSFSGNQSQVPVVAPVIDYSNVINHSVLGGEVSYKTNFTNLTRETAAFDPTNASALANGSCLPTSADPAATINRANCLLRGMPGTYARLTGEVDWRRSFTDSWGEIWTPFASLRADAIDDSVTNQPGVSNFLPTGENQALRVMPTIGLEYRYPFINVQPWGSTTIEPIAQVIIRPNEPYAGQLPNEDAQSMTFDTSNLFSVDKFSGYDRVEGGGRANVGAQITTQFDRGGSVVAVFGQSYQLFGLNSFAVADATNTGIDSGLDKPASDYVASLAYSPNRTYTFTTRARFDEATGEVNRFEAEGKANFDRWSVSLLYGDYAAEPEIGYLTRREGVLASGTVKVAANWVVTGAARWDLVANQINQYVIGAGYVDDCFVLGVNYVTSYSYAAGNTPPTLNHTFMLQLGLRTIAQTSTSAGGGQIQ; this is encoded by the coding sequence GTCGCCTGTGTTCGGGCGGCGCACCCCGGTGCGCCGCCATCGCAGCCGCTTGGCCGTCATCAGCAGGCACATTCTTGCTCTCGTTGTCGGGTTGATCATTGCCAACGCGTTCGGCGTTGCCTTGATTACGCCTGCTTCCGCGCAATACAGCTACAATCCAGTTCCGCCACGGCCGAAACCGCCGCGCCCTCCGAGCGACGGGCAGATGCTGGTCCAGGCGGTCGAGGTGGACTACGACTACAACAACTCGCGCGTGTCGGCGGTCGGCAATGTGCAGATGTTCTACAACGGGACAAGCGTCGAGGCCGACAAGGTCATCTACGACCAGAAGACCAAGCGGCTTCACGCCGAAGGCAATGTCCGCATGACCGATGCGGACGGCAAAATCACCTACGCCAATATTATGGATCTGAGCGACGACTACCGCGATGGTTTCGTCGATTCGTTGCGGGCCGATACGGCCGACCACACGCGAATGGCCGCGACGCGCGCCGACCGCAGCAGCGGCAACTACACGGTCTTCCAGAACGGCGTCTATACGGCCTGCGAACCTTGCAAAGATGATCCGAAGAAGCCGCCTCTGTGGCAGGTCAAGGGCGCGCGCATCATTCACGATCAGAATGAGAAGATGCTCTACTTCGAGAACGCCCAGCTGGAGTTCTTCGGCGTTCCGATGGCGTATATGCCGTATTTTTCAACGCCCGATCCGACCGTGAAACGCAAGACCGGCTTCCTGATGCCGGCCTTCACTTCGTACACGGCCTTTGGATATGGCGTCGAAGTTCCGTTCTACTGGGCGATTGCTCCGGACTATGACGCGACCTTCAGTCCGCGCTTTACGACCAACCAGGGCGTGTTGTTGCAGGCCGAATTCCGTCAGCGCCTGATGAACGGCTCGTATCAGATCCGCGCCTATGGCATCGACCAGACCGATCCGAACGCCTTCGTAGGCCAGCCCGGCGACCGCCAGTTCCGCGGCGGCGTCGAAACCAAGGGCCAGTTTGCGCTCAACGACAAGTGGGTCTGGGGCTGGGACGGCGTCCTGCTCTCCGACTATTACTTCATGTCCGACTACCGGCTGGCCCAGTACAAGGATCCGCTGGGCTCATTCCTGAACCTGCCGACCGATGCCGTCTCGCAGCTTTACCTGACCGGCGTCGGCAATCGCAGCTATTTCGATGCGCGCACGATCTATTATCTCAGCTTTTCGGGTAATCAGAGCCAGGTGCCGGTCGTGGCGCCGGTTATCGATTATTCGAACGTGATCAACCACTCGGTGCTCGGCGGAGAGGTCAGCTACAAGACGAACTTCACCAACCTGACGCGTGAAACCGCGGCATTCGATCCGACGAATGCATCCGCTTTGGCCAACGGGTCTTGCCTACCGACATCAGCCGATCCGGCCGCCACCATCAACAGGGCAAATTGCCTGCTTCGAGGCATGCCTGGTACCTATGCGCGATTGACGGGTGAAGTGGATTGGCGCCGCTCGTTTACCGATTCCTGGGGCGAGATCTGGACGCCGTTTGCGAGCCTCCGAGCCGATGCCATCGATGATTCGGTGACCAACCAGCCGGGCGTTTCGAACTTCCTCCCGACCGGTGAGAACCAAGCGTTGCGCGTGATGCCGACGATCGGCCTCGAATATCGCTACCCCTTCATCAACGTCCAGCCATGGGGTTCCACGACGATCGAACCGATTGCGCAGGTCATTATTCGTCCCAATGAGCCCTACGCGGGTCAGCTTCCCAACGAAGACGCGCAGAGCATGACCTTTGACACCAGCAACCTGTTCAGTGTCGACAAGTTCTCCGGCTATGACCGCGTTGAAGGCGGCGGCCGCGCCAACGTCGGCGCGCAAATAACCACGCAATTCGACCGTGGCGGCTCCGTCGTTGCGGTGTTCGGACAATCCTACCAGTTGTTCGGCTTGAATTCGTTCGCTGTGGCCGATGCTACCAATACCGGCATAGACTCCGGTCTGGACAAGCCGGCATCGGATTATGTCGCGAGCCTCGCCTATTCACCCAACAGGACTTACACGTTTACGACGCGTGCGCGGTTCGACGAGGCCACCGGAGAGGTCAACCGTTTCGAGGCTGAGGGCAAAGCCAACTTCGACCGCTGGTCGGTCAGTCTGCTCTATGGCGACTATGCCGCTGAGCCGGAGATCGGATATCTGACCCGCCGCGAAGGCGTTCTCGCCAGTGGTACGGTCAAGGTGGCGGCCAACTGGGTGGTGACCGGAGCGGCCCGATGGGATCTTGTCGCGAACCAGATCAATCAATACGTGATCGGCGCGGGCTATGTGGACGACTGCTTTGTGCTGGGAGTGAATTACGTCACGTCCTACTCCTACGCTGCCGGCAATACCCCGCCAACGCTCAACCACACCTTCATGCTGCAACTCGGTTTACGGACCATCGCTCAAACCTCCACGTCGGCGGGCGGCGGGCAGATTCAGTAG